A genomic segment from Amphiura filiformis chromosome 10, Afil_fr2py, whole genome shotgun sequence encodes:
- the LOC140163153 gene encoding UDP-glucuronosyltransferase 2B10-like, with protein MILQGLYILAQLLLYFTTPVNSYKILVAGDEGGGSHYYILERIAKALSQRDHDVTVYVSNMYTKHRQAPPLKFVTYESLVTIDEWEGLLSNTTSSYLSGEDFLSQIQSQLKAAPLIFKVIRDQCHSALADKQLLNQLRENDFEIIVGDFNTVCTCLLGQALDIPYVLIDCPLPATWQYSMTNNPINPSYIPATQTGFDQQMTFMTRLMNSFQICLNYLLSFPFFANYDHLKQIHNIKPEVSTYTTLGQAEIFFINTDFTLDFPRPLMPNTIPVGGVLTRPGKPLPSELEAFVQGSEDGIIVFSLGGYVSIVQQDMADMFAGAFARLQQRVIWKQRGKTPRITPPNVKMMEVIPQNDLLGHHNTRLLVYHCGVNGAYEAIYHGIPVICLPVFYDQPDIAQRIASKGAGLRLDINTVTSEILVEAIQRVLDDDSFRSNMRTLSTIFKDKPNHPADEVALWTEYVVRHGGAGHLRSAAYDLSLFQYLLLDVILFMTLCIIIVIVTMTTCCRCFIVTVKKKICSKKVKAE; from the exons ATGATACTGCAAGGGCTGTACATATTGGCGCAATTACTACTTTACTTCACAACACCGGTAAATTCTTATAAAATATTAGTAGCGGGAGATGAAGGGGGTGGAAGTCACTACTATATACTAGAGCGGATAGCCAAAGCACTATCTCAACGAGaccatgacgtcactgtgtaTGTAAGCAATATGTACACAAAGCATAGGCAAGCACCGCCTTTGAAATTCGTGACGTATGAGTCTTTGGTTACAATAGACGAATGGGAAGGCTTGCTGTCGAACACGACTTCCAGTTACCTCTCGGGAGAGGACTTTTTGTCACAAATCCAAAGTCAACTGAAAGCAGCACCGTTGATTTTTAAAGTGATAAGAGACCAGTGTCATTCTGCACTTGCAGATAAACAACTTTTAAATCAACTGAGAGAAAACGATTTTGAAATCATTGTTGGCGATTTCAATACGGTCTGTACATGTCTACTAGGTCAAGCTCTGGATATACCCTATGTTCTTATAGACTGTCCACTGCCTGCAACATGGCAGTATTCGATGACTAACAACCCAATCAACCCTTCATACATTCCTGCTACTCAAACCGGATTTGATCAACAAATGACATTTATGACTCGGTTAATGAAttcttttcaaatatgtttgaACTATCTTCTTAGTTTTCCGTTCTTCGCCAACTACGACCATCTGAAACAAATTCACAACATCAAGCCAGAGGTGTCGACTTATACCACTCTAGGTCAAGCAGAGATATTCTTTATTAATACTGATTTTACGTTAGATTTTCCCAGACCATTGATGCCAAACACGATACCAGTCGGTGGGGTCTTAACTCGTCCAGGAAAGCCACTGCCTTcg GAACTTGAGGCATTCGTGCAGGGATCTGAAGACGGAATTATCGTATTTTCGTTGGGTGGCTATGTGTCTATTGTGCAGCAAGATATGGCTGATATGTTTGCAGGGGCATTTGCCAGACTTCAACAGCGTGTTATATGGAAACAAAGAGGAAAAACACCGAGGATCACACCTCCCAATGTCAAAATGATGGAGGTGATACCACAAAATGACCTATTGG GACATCATAATACCAGATTATTAGTATATCATTGTGGCGTAAATGGTGCATACGAGGCCATCTATCACGGGATACCAGTAATCTGTCTTCCTGTATTCTATGATCAACCTGATATAGCACAACGTATTGCTAGTAAAGGAGCTGGTTTGAGATTGGATATCAATACAGTGACTAGTGAAATATTAGTTGAAGCCATACAGCGAGTACTTGATGACGACAG CTTTCGATCCAACATGCGGACTTTATCAACTATATTCAAAGATAAACCAAACCATCCTGCTGATGAAGTCGCTCTCTGGACTGAATACGTCGTACGACATGGTGGGGCAGGACATCTAAGATCAGCTGCTTATGACCTGAGCCTCTTTCAATATCTACTTCTCGATGTCATTCTGTTTATGACTCTCTGCATAATTATTGTCATTGTAACCATGACGACATGCTGCAGGTGTTTTATTGTCACCGTAAAAAAGAAGATTTGTTCTAAGAAAGTGAAAGCAGAATAA